The DNA region GTGATATTAAGTTTTTTTGTTTTTGCCATAAAAGTATACTATTATACTTTTTTGAAAAAGATAAGAAATATGTCAAATTGTCATATAATTATACTAAATTAAGAAATTAAGAAAAAAATCCAAGTACCACCAATCCTTGATCCTTATATTTTTTGTAGAGTGTTTCAAGTCCATCATATTGAGGTGTATAGCCACATTTACTCGCAACATTTACGATAAGCAACACCTTTCCTTTGTATGGTTCCAGTGTTGTCTCTTTCCCTTCAATAGTTTTAACTTTAAAATCATAAATTGTTTTCATCTGTACATCCTTTGCTAACGTATTCACACTCAATATAAACAATAAAGATAAGATACCTTTTAACATACTGTCTCCTTTAATCCATTGCATCGGCAGGAAAATCTTTAATGATTGTGATCACCAGTTCACCCACTTCAAAACCGAATTTTTTCATTTTAGAATGATTTAAAATTACACCATCTTCTTGAAGATGCAGCCAGTCACGTACATTGATATCTATCGTTGACTTATTGTACGGGACACGCATCGTATAGTCTATCATAACTGTATTGCCTTTTGCAATCATCTGCGCTTCACCAACAATGTCTCCGGCAGTGCCTGTAAAGGTTTTCTCTCCAGTAGGTGTCAGGGTCCAGACACGTGTCTGTGTTTCTCCATCATCATAGACAAATTTCTCATCCAGGGTACCTACACCATTCTTGTCCCAGCTTCCTACTAGTTTTCCTTTGAAACGCCTAATGATCTTTCCATCTCTGTCTTTCACTATACCGTATGCGGTCATTGGTCCGTTAAAATACTTTTGAGGGATGAACTCAGGTGTAGTGTTGGAGAAATCATCAATCTTCATACTGCTGCCACACCCTGTTAAGAGTCCGCATATTCCAAGTGTTAAAATAGATTTGAGTTTCATGCTACCAATCCTTTATTCAAATGTATGTTCTGATCACGGGTAAAAGCCACTTGTACCAAATTGATATTTCGCGTTAAAAATGCTGCTTCACAGTAACAAAGATACATTTTCCACATCCGTATAAAGTATTCATCGAATCCGAGTTCTTTAACCTTATGAAGCTTGGACCTGAACGCATCATGCCATAATCTTAGAGTTTTCGCATAATCTTCTGTAA from Sulfurovum xiamenensis includes:
- a CDS encoding redoxin domain-containing protein — its product is MKTIYDFKVKTIEGKETTLEPYKGKVLLIVNVASKCGYTPQYDGLETLYKKYKDQGLVVLGFFS
- a CDS encoding DUF3833 domain-containing protein, producing MKLKSILTLGICGLLTGCGSSMKIDDFSNTTPEFIPQKYFNGPMTAYGIVKDRDGKIIRRFKGKLVGSWDKNGVGTLDEKFVYDDGETQTRVWTLTPTGEKTFTGTAGDIVGEAQMIAKGNTVMIDYTMRVPYNKSTIDINVRDWLHLQEDGVILNHSKMKKFGFEVGELVITIIKDFPADAMD